A region from the Corylus avellana chromosome ca7, CavTom2PMs-1.0 genome encodes:
- the LOC132186680 gene encoding uncharacterized protein LOC132186680, with protein sequence MWHEARRSEKKVHDMMDAARKRAQRRAVFLAKRRGDPQQSIQAIGARCRVYRDDALYQATQDQQGLIPWNGKQDILIDRFDGRALLDFIRDPGSRHFRIPEKSEEEEELEEFVSFERYRDLIKHRRRGFTDEEGLQHVNQEMEAKAVAPFISDRFQSQPPASKGSYSQVGFSYEGDVKEEAHLSDADDNDDDGDDDDDEDFNSDDSNDEEMDIIAKEFGVKRYGWLVYMDKKAKEEEKRQKEVIKGDPAIRKLSRKERRKVSQIEREREREAARVTGARVLHHDPYREPRRSPTYEAYPRSRRSRSRSRSYSPSYSRRYPRGGHGDDVYRSKPRTPKIEFITEFGGSGAGDEPKLERFSPPPSPQSQADLLNRPSSGRILEALHVDPASGVSLDKEKSAKVLKPSVSTTSAIAKLTKGSTSGGPLNKQQVEKKETPQERLKRIMSRQLNKQIKKDTAAEMAKKREQERQRLEKLAETSRLSRYRHRSRSRSGSYSRSPPRRHRHSRSPSRSRGSRRYYSRSRSRSRSHSHTRSRSHSCSRSPRVRSHSRYR encoded by the exons atgtgGCACGAGGCGAGAAGGTCGGAGAAGAAGGTTCACGACATGATGGACGCGGCTCGAAAGCGAGCTCAGAGACGAGCCGTGTTCTTGGCCAAGCGCCGCGGCGATCCTCAGCAGTCGATCCAGGCCATAGGCGCTCGCTGCCGCGTGTACCGCGACGACGCCCTCTACCAAGCTACTCAGGATCAGCAAGGCCT GATACCGTGGAATGGTAAACAGGATATTTTGATTGATAG ATTTGATGGCCGAGCCCTTCTCGATTTCATTCGGGATCCTGGGTCGCGGCATTTTCGGATCCCGGAGAagtcagaagaagaagaagaactagaagagtttgttagttttgaGCGTTATCGGGATTTAATTAAGCATCGACGTAGAGGAT TTACTGATGAGGAGGGTTTGCAACATGTAAACCAAGAGATGGAAGCGAAGGCTGTTGCTCCATTTATATCAGACAG ATTTCAGTCACAGCCTCCTGCAAGCAAAGGTTCTTATTCACAGGTGGGCTTTTCCTATGAAGGGGATGTTAAAGAGGAAGCCCATCTTTCTGATgctgatgataatgatgatgacgGTGATGACGACGATGATGAGGATTTCAACAGTGATGATAGCAATGATGAAGAGATGGATATTATAGCAAAAGAATTTGGTGTAAAAAGGTATGGATGGCTTGTTTACATGGATAAAAAGGCgaaggaggaagagaaaaggCAAAAGGAAGTTATCAAAGGCGATCCTGCAATT aggAAGCTGAGTCGTAAGGAAAGAAGGAAGGTTTCTCAAatagaaagggagagagaaagagaagctGCGCGGGTAACTGGAGCCAGAGTGCTCCATCATGATCCGTACAG GGAACCTAGGCGAAGCCCAACATATGAAGCTTATCCACGTTCTAGAAG ATCTAGATCAAGATCACGGTCATACTCCCCATCATACTCGAGGCGTTATCCTCGCGGAGGGCATGGTGATGATGTTTATCGAAGCAAGCCAAGGACACCTAAAATCGAATTTATTACTGAATTTGGGGGTTCCGGTGCTGGGGATGAACCAAAGCTTGAACGATTTTCTCCACCACCATCTCCACAATCTCAGGCTGACTTGTTAAACCG GCCGTCATCTGGTCGCATACTTGAGGCACTGCATGTTGATCCTGCATCTGGTGTATCCCTTGATAAGGAAAAGAGTGCTAAAGTGTTGAAACCATCAGTGAG CACAACTTCGGCAATAGCAAAGTTAACAAAGGGAAGTACTTCTGGGGGGCCCTTAAACAAACAACAGGTGGAAAAGAAGGAAACTCCTCAAGAACGACTTAAAAGGATTATGAGCAGACAGCTAAACAAACAAA TTAAAAAAGATACTGCTGCTGAGATGGCTAAAAAACGAGAACAGGAGCGCCAGAGGCTTGAAAAGCTTGCAGAAACAAGCCGCTTAAGTCGATATAGACATCGGAGCCGCAGCCGCAGCGGAAGCTACAGCCGGTCTCCTCCAAG GAGACACCGACATAGTAGAAGTCCAAGTAGAAGCAGGGGTTCCCGAAGATATTATTCCCGTTCTCGCTCTCGATCTCGCTCTCATTCCCACACTCGTTCCCGTTCCCACTCCTGCTCCCGTTCGCCAAG GGTAAGAAGCCATTCAAGGTATCGGTAG
- the LOC132186682 gene encoding heat shock factor protein HSF24 gives MAQRSVPAPFLTKTFQLVDDPSTDDVISWSESGSTFVVWKTADFARDLLPNYFKHNNFSSFVRQLNTYGFRKIVPDKWEFANENFRREQKELLSQIRRRKTVTSAPENVSPGGKSAGGGPSSASNSGDDMGSTSTSSPDSKNPGSVETTTTATATVLAADLSDENEKLKRDNEKLSSELARTKRQCDELIAFLTGYLKVGPDQINSMMRQGSCGASGVGSHGDDDDDEKNGVEENGESLKLFGVWLKGNRKRARDEKIGFGGA, from the exons ATGGCGCAAAGGTCTGTTCCGGCGCCGTTTTTGACAAAGACGTTTCAGTTGGTGGATGATCCGAGCACGGACGACGTGATATCGTGGAGTGAAAGTGGCTCCACTTTTGTGGTGTGGAAGACTGCCGACTTCGCCAGGGACTTGCTCCCTAACTATTTCAAGCACAACAATTTCTCAAGCTTCGTCCGGCAGCTTAACACCTAT GGTTTTCGGAAGATCGTGCCGGACAAATGGGAGTTCGCGAACGAGAACTTCCGGCGAGAGCAGAAGGAGCTACTCTCCCAGATCCGTCGCCGGAAAACGGTCACATCGGCGCCCGAAAATGTTTCCCCCGGCGGAAAATCCGCCGGTGGTGGTCCCTCGTCGGCGTCTAACTCCGGCGATGACATGGGGTCCACCTCCACCTCGTCCCCGGATTCGAAGAACCCGGGGTCGGTGGAGACGACAACGACGGCCACTGCCACGGTACTGGCGGCCGACTTATCGGACGAGAACGAGAAACTGAAGAGGGACAACGAGAAGCTGAGCTCGGAGCTGGCTCGGACGAAGCGGCAGTGCGACGAGCTGATCGCGTTTCTCACCGGGTATCTGAAGGTGGGGCCCGATCAGATCAATAGCATGATGCGGCAAGGAAGCTGTGGGGCCAGTGGGGTTGGATCCCACGGCGACGATGATGATGACGAAAAGAACGGGGTTGAAGAAAACGGGGAGAGTTTGAAACTCTTCGGTGTTTGGTTGAAAGGTAATAGGAAGAGGGCGCGTGATGAGAAAATTGGGTTCGGTGGGGCCTAG
- the LOC132186679 gene encoding ribosomal RNA-processing protein 14-C-like, which produces MKKKKQNPVTDSRPDTDLKSIIHQHSLFFDKLVELIPAKFYLPDDKDRPWFQGLSKAKKASAKKESRENIRKARRNRLDPEKSSTTTLDLLKQSLEKEKLNESDDEEIEIKPMLSSLEVNDRQVTLEELRQKLHQKIEESRANRDPGVSNRAKKRNERDNNRGIQQKKRKRDSVSEEKTPTTSSSADKVEKDVIEASKGLAFSHVKLGNEEEHGKKKKMKLSKFKELERAKKLEEAKKDPEKGEIISKKHSWNAATSRAAGMKVHDDPSLLKRSIKKEKKKHQKNAEKWKERRQTTEKMKGEKQQKRSENIAHRIQDKKMRRIAKREKKLMRPGFEGRKEGFVNGGASS; this is translated from the coding sequence atgaagaaaaagaagcaaaatccTGTAACTGATTCCAGACCTGATACTGATTTGAAGTCTATCATTCATCAGCATTCTCTGTTCTTTGATAAGTTGGTTGAGTTAATCCCTGCAAAGTTCTATCTACCTGATGATAAGGATAGGCCATGGTTTCAGGGTCTCAGCAAGGCCAAAAAAGCTTCGGCAAAGAAGGAATCAAGGGAGAACATTAGGAAAGCTCGAAGAAATCGTTTGGATCCAGAAAAGTCTTCCACGACAACCCTTGATTTGCTAAAGCAAAGCTTGGAGAAGGAAAAATTGAATGAGAGCGACGATGAGGAAATAGAGATTAAACCTATGCTGTCCAGCCTTGAAGTTAATGATCGACAGGTGACGTTAGAAGAACTTCGGCAAAAGCTGCATCAAAAAATCGAAGAGTCCCGAGCAAATCGGGATCCTGGAGTTTCAAACAGAGCAAAGAAGAGGAATGAGAGAGACAACAATAGAGGAATTCAGCAGAAGAAGCGCAAGAGAGACTCTGTTTCTGAAGAAAAGACACCAACAACTAGTAGTTCTGCAGATAAAGTGGAGAAGGATGTAATAGAAGCTTCAAAGGGGCTCGCATTCAGTCATGTCAAACTTGGGAATGAGGAAGAGcatggaaagaagaaaaagatgaaactTTCAAAGTTTAAGGAGCTTGAAAGGGCAAAGAAATTGGAAGAAGCAAAGAAAGATCCTGAGAAAGGGGAGATTATCTCGAAGAAACATTCATGGAATGCAGCAACAAGTAGAGCAGCCGGGATGAAGGTTCATGATGATCCAAGCCTGTTGAAAAGGAGCataaagaaggagaagaagaagcatcAGAAGAATGCTGAGAAATGGAAGGAGAGGAGGCAGACCACAGAGAAGATGAAAGGAGAGAAGCAGCAAAAGAGATCAGAAAATATAGCACACAGGATTCAAGACAAGAAAATGCGGCGAATtgcaaaaagagagaaaaagctaATGCGTCCAGGATTTGAAGGTCGAAAGGAAGGTTTTGTTAATGGAGGTGCCTCCTCCTAA
- the LOC132186539 gene encoding uncharacterized protein LOC132186539, translated as MQSREVQPTPNTRSCWQVSMMGWTKANCDATIARQQDRMGLGVVIRDSWGNMLAAECVVQEGCLASAVAEAKAFLLAIRLCHDLCLTQVHFEGDAKSVIDSVNSEAKDCSWMGHIIEDIKLELRVFQQWKLTFTRREGNQVAHLLAKYAVEHDHGFS; from the coding sequence ATGCAATCCCGTGAAGTACAGCCCACTCCTAATACCAGGAGTTGTTGGCAAGTTTCGATGATGGGGTGGACAAAAGCGAATTGTGATGCAACTATTGCGAGACAGCAAGACCGCATGGGGCTTGGGGTGGTAATCCGGGATTCTTGGGGGAATATGCTGGCAGCAGAATGTGTGGTTCAAGAAGGTTGCTTGGCTTCGGCAGTAGCGGAAGCAAAGGCGTTTCTTTTGGCCATACGGTTATGCCATGATCTATGTCTTACCCAGGTACACTTTGAAGGCGATGCAAAATCTGTGATAGATTCTGTAAACTCGGAGGCGAAGGATTGTAGCTGGATGGGGCATATCATTGAGGATATAAAATTGGAACTTCGGGTTTTTCAGCAGTGGAAGCTAACGTTTACTAGGAGGGAAGGGAATCAAGTGGCCCATTTACTAGCAAAATATGCAGTGGAACATGACCATGGTTTTAGTTAG
- the LOC132187393 gene encoding uncharacterized protein LOC132187393, which translates to MVDVDRRMAGLNPAHVAGLRRLSARAAASSGATSLPVRNSLVSFASLAEKVMIHLRNSGIQVQPGLSDAEFARAEAEFGFVFPPDLRAVLSAGLPVGPGFPAWRAAGARLHLRASLDLPIAAISFQIARNTLWSKTWGPRPADPEKALRVARNALKRAPLLIPIFNHCYIPCNPSLAGNPIFFVDENRIFCCGLDLSDFFERESLFRSSESDPQVLKRQRSVSEKSAGSSSNFSRRSLDTGLGSAGARTPRWVEFWSDAAVDRRRRNSSASASSSPERFFEMPRSEIPKWVEEYIEQIGSVLKTGGWSESDISEIIQVSASGFFEGGEMVLLDNQAVLDALLLKVDRFSDSLRKAGWSSEEVSDALGFDFRPEKERKPVKKLSPELVERIGKLAESVSRS; encoded by the coding sequence ATGGTCGACGTGGACCGGAGAATGGCCGGTCTCAACCCGGCCCACGTAGCCGGCCTGCGTCGGCTCTCGGCTCGAGCCGCGGCGTCTTCTGGAGCTACGTCACTCCCCGTTCGCAACAGTCTTGTTTCGTTCGCTTCTCTGGCCGAGAAGGTCATGATCCACCTTCGGAATTCGGGTATTCAAGTACAACCTGGGCTCTCAGACGCTGAGTTCGCAAGGGCTGAGGCGGAGTTCGGGTTCGTTTTCCCACCTGACCTCCGAGCGGTCCTCTCTGCTGGCTTGCCTGTCGGCCCTGGCTTCCCCGCCTGGCGTGCCGCCGGCGCTCGGCTCCACCTCCGCGCCTCGCTGGACCTTCCGATCGCTGCGATATCCTTCCAGATCGCTCGAAACACTCTCTGGTCTAAGACTTGGGGCCCGAGACCGGCCGACCCGGAAAAGGCCTTACGGGTTGCCCGGAATGCATTGAAGAGAGCTCCGCTTTTGATTCCCATCTTCAACCATTGCTACATTCCTTGCAACCCGTCGTTGGCCGGAAACCCGATATTCTTCGTCGACGAGAATCGGATCTTCTGTTGCGGGTTGGATCTTTCCGATTTCTTCGAGCGCGAGTCTCTCTTCAGGAGCTCCGAGTCCGATCCCCAGGTTCTGAAGAGGCAAAGATCAGTCAGCGAGAAGTCGGCCGGGTCGTCCTCGAATTTCTCACGAAGAAGCCTGGACACGGGTCTGGGATCGGCTGGAGCGAGGACGCCGAGATGGGTCGAATTCTGGAGCGACGCCGCCGTAGACCGGCGTCGGAGGAACTCATCGGCGTCGGCGTCGTCCTCGCCGGAGCGGTTTTTCGAGATGCCCAGGTCAGAAATCCCGAAATGGGTTGAGGAGTACATCGAGCAAATCGGATCCGTTTTGAAAACGGGCGGTTGGAGCGAGTCTGATATATCCGAAATCATCCAAGTCTCGGCCTCCGGGTTCTTCGAAGGGGGAGAGATGGTTTTGTTAGACAATCAAGCGGTTCTGGACGCTCTGCTTCTCAAAGTGGATCGGTTCTCAGACTCGCTCCGAAAAGCCGGGTGGAGCTCCGAGGAGGTTTCGGATGCGTTGGGCTTCGATTTTCGACCGGAGAAGGAGCGAAAACCGGTTAAGAAGCTGTCCCCGGAGCTCGTCGAAAGAATAGGGAAACTGGCTGAATCGGTTTCCCGGTCATGA
- the LOC132186681 gene encoding uncharacterized protein LOC132186681, with amino-acid sequence MPTLGAVLEVSDPMSDTEADAEPSPSLPWLQPGPSEGQPQPQPRPRLISSLYKQHSWSPDAYRDEAWLRRKGNSKNRRSKSVTDEDLDELKACIELGFGFDDSSSPELDQRLSDTLPALGLYYAVNKQYNDTVSKPNTTPPPSSTPSECDSAPSPLGSPHTNIFSPGDNPQTVKTRLKQWAQVVACTVRQCSG; translated from the exons ATGCCCACTCTAGGGGCTGTGCTCGAGGTCTCCGATCCCATGTCTGACACCGAAGCCGACGCCGAGCCATCGCCGTCACTACCATGGCTACAGCCAGGGCCATCGGAGGGGCAGCCGCAGCCGCAGCCGCGGCCGCGGCTGATATCTTCGCTTTACAAGCAGCACTCGTGGTCTCCAGACGCGTACCGCGATGAGGCGTGGCTTCGGCGCAAGGGCAACAGCAAGAACCGCCGGAGCAAGAGCGTGACGGACGAGGACCTCGACGAGCTCAAGGCCTGCATCGAGCTCGGTTTCGGCTTCGACGACTCGTCATCGCCCGAGCTGGATCAGCGCTTGTCTGATACGCTCCCTGCTCTTGGCTTGTACTACGCCGTCAACAAGCAGTACAACGACACCGTTTCAAAGCCAAACACCACTCCGCCGCCTTCCTCAACGCCGTCCGAGTGCGACAGTGCTCCGTCTCCCCTCGGCAGCCCCCACACCAATATATTCTCCCcag GAGATAATCCACAGACGGTGAAGACAAGGTTGAAGCAGTGGGCTCAGGTGGTTGCTTGTACGGTACGGCAATGTTCGGGCTGA